The genomic region AATTCGTAAGAAAGGGCCGTAGTTTTATGAAATTTAACATGGACTAAGTTTGTACTTGTTAATGGTGGATTGCATATGCTAATGATGTGCAACTCTTCAATAGTTAGCGAAAAACATTTGTTATGAAATGTACGAAGCCAGTGATATTGGGAAATTTATTTAAAGAAGCCTAAATGTGTACTATAAGTTATTCAGCTGTGTTGTCCCACAAAATGTAGTAAATTATACAACAAGGTTATCTGATATGAAGGTTGTGGTTCTGTACTGTATAGTTGTTACGTATGAAGATATAATTGAAGTTATTGTTCCGCAGGTATGTAGCAACAATGAATATTTCTAGTAATTTTTGGATTGGTTACTTAGacactagtttttttttaaatatgcatgtttctctcgtttttttctttttgattgCATGCTCATTTTTCACGCCTGTCGTGCGTTGTCTTTCtatgaataaatttaaataattgatTTTAAACGTCTTTGTCTTGCTATTCTATTGTTATATGTTGCTCCTTCTTGCCCATTTTCGTTCTTCTTTCTGGTATACCTAACCTCTTCAgctctttctttcttgttttgtttaaacttttaacagtcgttttttttttttttgcagacagTAAACTTAGTGGTGCATGCCACGTGATTGATATTTTGAGCTTTAATTACATCGCACACTAATGTTAGCTATTTTTAGTAGGCCCTAGTTTACGGTGATCTTTCAGAAGTGTAAAAATCGAGACTATGAAGattaatacacaaaaaaattgtttgtttcatGATGAACTTAACGCCCACTATAGGTGAGATTTTATATAAAAAGGTGAGGGGGATCAAACAATAGagtggaaagggggggggggtggtggtggccATTCAGCCTTCAAACACACGTGTGACTTGACGTGTGACTTTCGATTGTTTTCCTGTAGCGTTGTATAAAGGAATTagcataatttatatatatatatatatatgatatgttgccCTAGCAACTGCATGCAATACACTAGTCAGAATTCAGTCAAGATGGCGTGTTGCCGGATCAACCATCTTGAAACTTGACTATTATGACGTCATGCATGTATCCTCCGTTGAATGACACAGAGGTTCCTCTAACAGACAATCTCACTCTTTAATATCTTTGCTATTAAATTGCTTTCTTGgtttcatttctgtttttcttttgctgTGAACATGGCGtcaattttctttccattttgaaTTTACCTTTCGCCGCAGGTTGTGTGCATGCAGGTAGCTGGTTTTCTATTGGTGATTGGGGACCAAGTCATTGGATAAGGGAGATGTGTGCTTGGATTGGTAAGTCTCAGGCAATGAGGGAATGGAGATAACCAGGAGTGAAAGGTGAACAACGTgctaattaaataaaataaccaTCACAGCATAGAGGTTATATCGCACAAACGACCCTTCCCCTGCCCGACCCCTCCGGGACTATAGTATACAACTCCGTGGCTACagtctcctctcctctcctctcctcagTCTCCTCAgtctcctcccctctcctctcctctcctctcctctcctctcctctcctctcctctcctctcctctcctctcctctcctctcctctcctctcctctcctctcctctcctctcctctcctctcctctcctctcctctcctctcctctcctctcctctcctctcctctcctctcctctcctctcctctcctctcctctcctctcctctcctctcctctcctctcctctcctctcctctcctctcctctcctctcctctcctctcctctcctctcctctcctctcctctcctctcctctcctctcctctcctctcctctcctctcctctcctctcctctcctctcctctcctctcctctcctctcctctcctctcctctcctctcctctcctctcctctcctctcctctcctctcctctcctctcctctcctctcctctcctctcctctcctctcctctcctctcctctcctctcctctcctctcctctcctctcctctcctctcctctcctctcctctcctctcctctcctctcctctcctctcctctcctctcctctcctctcctctcctctcctctcctctcctctcctctcctctcctctcctctcctctcctctcctctcctctcctctcctctcctctcctctcctctcctctcctctcctctcctctcctctcctctcctctcctctcctctcctctcctctcctctcctctcctctcctctcctctcctctcctctcctctcctctcctctcctctcctctcctctcctctcctctcctctcctctcctctcctctcctctcctctcctctcctctcctctcctctcctctcctctcctctcctctcctctccaatcctctcctctcctctcctcggTCTCCACTCCCTGTACCCATCCATATACGCCATGTTGTGGTCCCCCACCCTTCCCTTCCCTGGTGGAGATTCTGTGGATGTTGTTCATCACTCTCTGTCGCAGAGAACCCCGCTGTAATATAGCCGTCTGACCATTGGGGAACCTGCATGTGAAAAAGAGTATAGCACTAGCATGGTCTCAATGTCGACACCATTATAACGCATTACATCATTACCCACAATGCTTTGTATGTGAACGCAAAAATGttcataacaaaacaaagagtTTGTAAAGATGAAAAGAGAAGATAATTATATGGGTCATCAAACGCAAATGACACGTGCCAAATAATAGCCTACATGACCCAATCAagagtatttatatatatatatatatatatatatatatatatatatatatatgtatatataacaaacGTTCTTATTTAAGTTCAATGTTAAAGAATAATATGCGTTTGTGTCAGAGGAAATCTAATTGTGTAAACTATTTCCGCAGTTGTCCTGCAGTGTTTAGCGACctattgaaattatttttttgcGTTATGGACAGGAAGTCATTGAACGTGTCAGACCGTTTAAGGAAATCACGGTCAAGTTTAATACGTTTTCTGTAATTACGAAACACCGTGACCATGTACTTAACGATAGCTGATCTGCTTGTCGGTAGAAAGGGcttgtgtatatattatttcagaAGTTGGTAGACGGGggagggtggggcggggggagaggggagaggggagagggggagggagaaggtcGATTGTCCGGGATGGCATGAGTCAGGATATGGCTAATAGTCGAGTTTCGTATATGAATTAACAGAAATTTGGTTTTATCCGTCACTTGGAATTTCACGCTTTGAGAGATCTGTTTTAGTGTACGATTGGCGTAGAGCAATGGGGATAAATAAACGTCAAGTAGGGGGATGTGACAACAGTCTTATTATACAAGTAAAGCAGGACACCGAATAACTATGATCGTTGATGGACAGGCATCTGCACAATTCCTTCTATGTAGCCTAccgtatacatatacataggACCTATACATTCATGCCTGCTAGCATTTTTTTCCCCAGGAagaacgtgggcatcggccaatcaaatccctggattccaaacatatgacgctttttcaaaaaacatgtccTGAATATTTTTTCCTAGTTTAAACCCCatattatgaacgacaatccttcattttcatagatactggatccctaacccactttctaaaaccctaactctgatttcaaacgaatttgtaaattcctgaaaaacctgaaaccttTATTCGTCCTAGGAATAAAAATTAGGCTGCCTGCTATAGTGAGATATGCATGGTTACTAATACCAATTTCAGAATGCACGCGTGAGAATGATTTACCCCGTTAATAAATGACACGGGCATACTAATGTAATGATACGAATGAAGACGTTATAGTATGATTTACACGCATGTGACTTCAGCATACCGTACTAATTGGAATCATTTGAGAAGGAAAACTTTAGTATGTTTTAGGCACTCATGACTTGAGTATAAGAATGCAATGATGATACTGTACGACGTACGCATGCACATACTATAATGTAATGAAGGGAATCTAAATAGGAGAATGAATTGACCTGCGAGCGACATGCAGAAATGTATACATGTTGGAAGGATTTTTTTTCCGCATGTCACATTGTTCATATAGTACTATATACGGTATGTCTTCGCAATGCGATCGTTGATAATGCACCAGAATGGAATTTAAGACTCTGACATTGAGGGATATGAGTTCAAAATCATTTGAATTGCCCTTACCCCTCTCCAACCTCTGTGCGGACCTATGCGAGATGTACATCACGAGAGTGTTCAAATTGAGGCCCAGGTTCGAACCTCAGGAGGCTGGAAGACTTTTCCACTGTTCTAAGATTTCCAACTCATTGCCGTTTACttttacatacacacacacatatatatatatatatatatatatatatatatatatatatatgtgtgtgtgtgtgtgtgtgtttttgtatttatatacatatattactgATTATATAGTTGAAATAATTTTCCTCTTAATTCTCAGGTTGGTGCAATGAAGTTTGTTTTGACGGCGTGGGGTGTTTTACCGATGACCTAGAGTGCCATAAAAACTTTTTCCCTCCTATGGGACCGGAAGAAATCGTCACATCCTTTACTCTATTCACACGAAAGTCTAAGGATCCAGTAAATGGAGAACCGCTAGAAACCTCGAATAGATCACTTTTACATCGGTCAACGTTTAGAGCCAACAAAAAGACAGTGTTCATTATTCATGGATGGGGAGAACACGGCAATAAGGCGTGGATACAAAATTTAAGAAAGGCAATATTACAAAGGGTGAGGTTTCATCTCCCTTTTGCGTTtatttctttatctttatcttGTAAGGTCTTTATCTTGTAAGACCTAATTGGCATAAATGTAGCGTAGAATGAGCTAAATATCTCTTGAAATATCCTTGTAATTATGTATATTGAACCTGCAGTACATGGATTTTGTACTTCGTCAGTAAAGATTAAATTGAGaaaaaattacaatgatcaTCTTTGAGATAACTGTCCTGCACGACTTACCCAAACAtgaaaaatttatgaaaaatggTGTTTCATTTAGATAGATTGTTTATGTGTATCATGGTTTATTAAACCGTTCATTTCTTGAATGGAGAGGAGTTTTAACTAACGCTGaatcaaaaaatatttaattatattatattaataataaatatgaccAAATAATTTGCATTGATTACAGTGCCAAAATCACACTTTTCCATATTTATTTTCGACGATATCtgatataattatataacaATCTTTGGTATAATAGTTTTGTATCGAAAAATCGTTAAAAAATCAATGAATAATTTGCTTTAAgcacattttgtttctttccttAATGTTTCTTAAATTAGTTAATTTTcatgtgtgtttttttatattttattttattctctttctcctctctatctctctatatatataacaggaAAAGAGCAACGTTATAATTGTGGACTGGTATGAGGGAGCAGATGAATTAAATTATTGGAAATCAGTACAAAATATCAGAGTGGTCGGTTCCCAACTAGCTCATTTTTTAATCTTCTTAAAAGATCAGACTGGGGTGTCCGAATCTTCTGTACATCTTGTTGGACATAGTCTCGGTGCCCATTTAGCTGGATATACTGGCCAGTATCTTCCGGGCATCGGGAGAATTACAGGTAAGAATCCGCGCTTACAAAATGATCACTTGAGGTAAACAAAATACTCATGTTTTGTAGACCATTGCAAAAAACACTGCTATTCGATAAGGTGATATTTCAATAACACTTTCCAATCCTGTTAAATGGATCTTTATAATGTGTCTTCCAGGCTgatgtattaatattaatgtattcTTTCCTAAACCTGAAATCTGAGGAGTCATCagtgaaagtggctggacttcttagtctaacacagagacTATAGTATAGGTCAATTCTTCAGAAACGGCACCACAAATTCATAGGGTCAAATGATACGTTTACCAATAGATTATTGACCTAGTTATAACTTGTCAAGGAGAAATTGTTGATGAATAGCAGCAGCGaaagttgttgttgtttatatgaagtgaAGATGTCTTGAatgagaatttataaaacaatgaattaacattGCCAGTtacgaaaaaaacaaaactaaaaaaaatggCACAACTTACGCAGAGTGTGGATGTAAGTATGTACGCTTTGTATATAGTAATGTCTATAAAATACATTGTGCAATCCATTTCGCAATAGTAAATTACACTCTCTCAGTGAAGAGAGGAAACTTGTCATATGCAGACAACGTATTACCGGTCCCGATATATATCTTTCCGGTTACCGCTGTTTGATGACGGTTCATAACTGATTACCAGGATAAGGACAATTTATACAATTACGTTTAGTTAATTATGTTTATGTTCTTTCTgtaatgaagaagaaaatataatctGAATTGACCCGTCATTAAATTGCAGGGACTTTTCCGTACCTCATTACTTGTGTCATCATGgaaatataatatacaaataattatGCCAGTGACCCGGAACTttggggattggggggggggggatagggacAGCAATCAGACTAGTACTTTTATAGTGTTAATGAATTTGCCCACATCCCCCCTTTCATTCCCGTTATATCGCGCGATATCACTGACTGTGTGAAAAATCGTTAGGCCTACTGTCGAAATTATTGAAAAACTTGGAAACTTttataataagcaaatatttctgGTAATGACATTTGTCTAAAATAAACTGAAAGGAATTCCACGGCAGTACCGGAATCTTGGTGGTTGCAAACCTGTCTTTATCATTATCTTTGATGATATATTTTACCGTTTCTCTCAATGACTCTGGCATGCACTATACGAACAATATCATTGCAAACAGGGTACTTAAAAGAGCGCAATTATTCATTTACATCGGATTTgcataacaaaaataaatttagtgTTTTACTTATAATTCTGTGTGATCATTCTAAGCTACAAGTAAACATAATTTACTTTACGTAGACCTTCGATATATATAGTAGTTGATAATACATCGTAGATAATGATACATTGtagatgataataataataataataatcatcataataataaaaatcataataatacatgGTATAGATAATAATACATCGCGGCATGGAAGACACATTACGAAGAGCCATTACGTAGACCTTCGATAGCATTAGCAGAACCAGAGGAGTCAAGAACATCGCCTGGATAAGTTATACATCCGCAATTTGTTTGTTCCAAGTCGTATGACTTTGTTAATTCGTATAGCCTATATTCcattatattatttaaatgaAGATTTATGACATTGGCCTGGAAACAAATACAACCTAACTTATATACGATTGAGTCTTTTTAAGAAtgtattatcattatattttacttatctaagtcaagggtcaGTGGATGCAGGGTATGTACGTTCACTCACATTTTTCAAGGTGAGAAGGgtgatcaatatatatttatatatattgatcacCTGCCGGCCTATACTTTGTTATATGACCTACATTTGATGTAATTCGTTTTGTACCGTATATGCCTTCTTTTAGGTCGATTGCGTACATGAGTACATAATATTGTGCATGTGCAAGAAATAAGCAGTATGAATATACAAAACCATTTCCTCCAACTTTAAAGTGGCAGCTAAGATTGACCACTTTGTAGGGAAGAGAGACGTActttcaaatttgaaactacaaaaaaacaatgctaaAAAAATGATATTCTTGATTTACTTATGTCCATATTGGGACAATTTTCAAATCATAAATTCCAGACAATTATTATTGTGTTTAGCAGAATTGTATGTACTGCATAGCCTATATTAGGAAGGAGGCgtcacacccaccccccccccctcactagCACCCGGCAGTCGTCCACTCTGCCCTATAGTGGAAACTTATGTTGCGTGTTGGAAT from Apostichopus japonicus isolate 1M-3 chromosome 2, ASM3797524v1, whole genome shotgun sequence harbors:
- the LOC139981612 gene encoding pancreatic triacylglycerol lipase-like isoform X1 translates to MRVPGLTVFVMITMNISIGCVHAGSWFSIGDWGPSHWIREMCAWIGWCNEVCFDGVGCFTDDLECHKNFFPPMGPEEIVTSFTLFTRKSKDPVNGEPLETSNRSLLHRSTFRANKKTVFIIHGWGEHGNKAWIQNLRKAILQREKSNVIIVDWYEGADELNYWKSVQNIRVVGSQLAHFLIFLKDQTGVSESSVHLVGHSLGAHLAGYTGQYLPGIGRITALDAAGPSFEKTGKGCRLDKSDALFVDAIHTDSVNGAGISQPIGHRDFYPNGGHSQPGCEWWQFVCDHARANEYFIESVLNRNCGFRGVSCESEEAFANGTCGPTDGGDITCPRMGYYSNTRQESLGKFILYTESTFPFCAKRRRYDRLYRKWRGDPDDENIYRLADDTSRR